The following DNA comes from Papaver somniferum cultivar HN1 unplaced genomic scaffold, ASM357369v1 unplaced-scaffold_128, whole genome shotgun sequence.
AATCCCAACTTACTGAGTCATAGGCCTGAGAAATATCAAGCTTAATTCCTACATTACCTCcccttcttttgaatttcatctcCTTGACCAGCTCAGAAGCAAGCAAAACTTGCTCATGTATGTTTCTTCCCTTTATATAAGTTGCTTGATGAGGAGATGTTAACTTTTCCATAATCCCACTCATTCTTTTGGTGATTATCTTAGTAAAGATCTTGAAAACCACATTACTTAATCCAATTGGCCTAAATAGATTAGCAGTTTTAGCTCCTTGAGTCTTAGGCAACAAGAATAAGAAACTTGAGTTCATCCCTTTTGGTATAAATCTTCTCCTGCAACAGAATTTGATAGCTGCTACCAAGTCATTTTTGATAATGTTCCAACAACTTCTAAAGAAGATACCAGAAAAACCATTAGGACCAGGAGCACTTTCTGGATCCATGTCAAAAATGGCAGCTTTAATCTCCTTCTCTTCTGTAAGTATATCTAATTTTTGTTGATCTTCTTCAGTAATGAGTTTTGGTATAACATCTAGCAAATTTTCAGCTCCACTCACAGGCTGAAATTCAAACTTCTTTTGAAAGTGATCAACCAAAGCTTCAGCTATTTTGTCTTGATCTGCAACTACATTACCCTCAGTGTCTTCAAGCTCACTAATCTGTCATGTGGTTATTTTAGGTTGGGTGTACTTAGTAAAAACCTGGGATGCCTTTgtaatttattttccttttattttgagcCACTCTCATCCGTCCACGTGCACTGCACGGATTGCTTCTTCCTTGGGAAGTTTAGCCCTATTAAATGTGTAAGAGAGGCGGCCGGTTGGgcatgattttatgatttctcAATAAGAACTTTTGTTCTCAGGCTGATTTTCGAATCAGAGTTACTAATTCCGGTAATCctgttgtttcaatttgttcataacagaacaattggcatcagagtcgTTCGATTCTGTCACCATGGGAGGACAGGGAGCTCAAACTAATAAAGATTTACAGGATGCTCTGAAGAAACAACAAACCCAAATAGATAAAGTAAATCAAGATGTATCGGAAATGAAAGAACAGCTGAATTAAGTTCTTCTACAATTACAGAATCTAAATAACAAAGAAAGTAATCAAGGGGCATCATTCGTTGCACCATAAGAAGGAAGTATTGTACCAGCTGTTAATCAACTCACAGAGAATCGATGTTTCAACAACTACAATCAATTTCCTAAGATAGACTTCCCCAGATTCGATGGATCTAATCCATAAGGGTGGGCTCAAAAGTGTGATAGATTTTTTCTCCTCCACAACATTAGAGAAGAGACTCAGAAGGTGCAGATGGCAGCGATGCACATGGACGGCAAAGCCGAGAGGTGGATTTCTAACCTACAAACTTACATATCTATCTTATGTTGGTTTGAATTAGCTGAATAAGCCTGTTTGGTTTTGAGAACCCATCTAACGACAATATTGTGGGTATGTTTAATAAATTagctcacacaactacaatagaTGAACTTTTTGATGAATTTGAGGTTGCTAGATCTTTAATGATGAGCATTCATCCTAAGTTTCCAGAAAGTTATTATGTAATGAGCTTCATTGGAGCTCCTAAAGAGGAAATCCAACACAATGTTCTGATGTTTCACCCCACCACCCTCATGAGAGCTTTTACTCTGGCAAGGTTGCAAGAACAATCATTAATCCAcccaaaaaaaacatcaaaacccACCCAGAAATTTTTTTCTGACTCTTTTTCTGGAAAAACCTTCCTACCAATCCAATTTCCAACAAAAGCCATTAGGCCTCCCACCAACAAATtcgaaaccaccaccaccactacttccTAAACCGGCAACACCCACCCACTCTACCATTAAGAGGCTCACTCCTAAACAACTCAAACTCAGGAAAGCACAAGGGTTGTGCTACAACTGTGATGAAGTCTATAGACAAGGTCATATCTGTAAAAAGCAACAGTTGTTCTGGATAGTTGGTGATGAGAGCACTACTGAGTTACCTGTGGAAGAAGATTTAACTCAGGAAACTGAGAATGCTACTTCAGAAGAGAGTGATGTTGAAATTGTTGTTCATGCTTTAAATGGTTCTCATTGTGGTGAAACAATAAGAATCCCTGGGCTTCTTAACAATCACTCTATTTCTATCCTCATTGACACAGGCAGTACTCACAGTTTTATTGATTCATCTCTAGCTCACCAACTGCATTGCAATGTACATCCTACTCCTCAGTTGTAAGTAACAGTAGCCAATGATGACAAGACAGCTAGTTCTGGCATTTGCAAATCCTTAAATTGGTCCATGCAGGGTCAGTCATTCTCTGCAGATCTCAGACTGCTCCCTCTTGGTGGTTGTGATATGGTGTTGGGCGCTGATTGGCTCAGACAAATTGGTAATGGGCTTTTCAACTTCACTACTTTAATAGTATCCTTTATATACCAGGGCCCTGAAATTACTCTCACTGGCATGTCCAACTCTACTCTCCTAAAACCAATCAGTACCAAAGAAGCACATAAATTCTTTCAGAAAAATCCACATGGATTGTGTGCATAATTATGCTCCATCTCTTCCACTCAGGCACCTATTCCACCTTCCCCAGAAATTACTGCCTTATTACAAGATTTTCATGAAGTTTTTGAGGAACCATCCACCCTGCCTCCTCATAGAAGCCTAGACCATACTATACCCCTCAAACCCAACTCCACTCCATTCAATCAAAGACCTTATGAGTGCCCTTATGTTCAAAAATCTGTCATTGAAGATTTGATTCAACAAATGCTCTCTCAAGGCATTATCCAGCCAATTCATAGCCCATTTGCCTCTCCAATTTTATTGGTCAATAAAAAAGATAATAGCTGGAGATTTTGTGTGTGGATTATAGAAGATTAAATGATATGACCATAAAAGACAAATTTCTCATTCCTATCATTGATAAACTTTTGGTTGAGCTACATGGTGCTGCAGTTTTCACTAAGATTGATCTCAGGTCTGGCTATCACAAAATCAGACTCTTTCCTTCGGATATTCACAAGACCGCATTTAGATCTCATCAAGATCACTATGAATTTCTAgtcatgccatttggcctcacCAATGCCCCTGCCACCTTCCAAGCCCTGATGAATGATATTTTCAAACCATTTTTGAGGAAATTTTTGTTGGTCCTCTTTGATGACATTCTTGTTTATATCCCTGACATGGAAACTCATAAGCAACACCTCCAGCAGGTCCTTTCTATCTTGCAACAACATCAGCTCCATGCTAAACTTTCTAAGTGTTATTTTGCTCAATCTGAATTAGAGTATTTGGGGCACATCATCACAGCTCAAGGAGTGGTAGCCGATCCAAACAAGATACAGAGCATGACTTCTTGGCCAATTCCTAAATCTATTAAGGAATTGAGAGGATTTCTAGGCCTCACAGGCTATTATAGAAAGTTTGTTAAAGGATATGGACATATCAGCAAACCACTAAGTGAGTTATTGAATAAAAATGCTTTCTTATGGTCTAAAGCTGCTACTACAGCCTTCAATCAACTCAAGGTGGACATGAAAACTACACTTGTCTTGGCACTCCCAGATTTTTCTAAAAATTTCATCTTGGAGACAGATGCAAGTGATACTGGTCTAGGTGCAGTATTTATGCAAGAGGGGAGACCAATTGCTTTTCATAGAAAACCATTGGGCCCTAAGCTATGGGACTCTCTACATATGAGAAGGAGCTCATGGCTGTGGGCTGAGCTGTTACCAAATGGAGACACTACCTCCAAGGACATCATTTCACCATCAAAACTGATCATGAGAGTATCAAATTCTTTTTGGAGCAGAAGATCACTACTGGACTACAACAAAAGTGGCTCATGAAGCTGTTGGGTTTTGACTATGACATTAAGTACAAAAAGGGGGGTGACAACAAAGTTGCTGATGCATTATCTAGAAGGGCACACATTACAGCTACTGTACAATCCATCACTATCTCCAAACCTATGTGGATGCAGGAAATTGCTTCTAGTTATACTGATGACCCTAAAGCTCAACAACTCATTGCTCAACTGCTAGTTTCTccttctacaactccaaatttctCCTATCCCCAAGAGATTCTTAGATATACGTCCAGACTGTACATTGGTACTGCCAACAATGTAAGATCTTCTATCTTATCTTCTTTACACTCATCATCCATTGGAGGTCACTCAGGTATACAGGATACTTATAATAGGGACAAGCTACATTTCTTTTGGCCTAAAATGCAGCAGGACATTATCTCCTTGGTCACCTCTTGTGATATTTGTCAGAGGAACAAGCATGAAAACACCCTCCCTGCTGGCCTCTTACAACCACTACCCATTCCTGATCAAGCATGGCAGCATATATCCATGGATTTCATTGAAGGCCTGCCAAAGAGTGAGCACAAAGATGTCATCTTAGTGGTAGTTGATAGGCTCACCAAATACAGCCATTTCATTGCACTTCAACACCCTTATTCTGCAATTACTGTTGCCAAAGCATTCATACATAACATCTTCAAGTTGCATGGTTTACCCTCATCCATCACTTCTGACAGTGACAAGGTATTCACCAGTAACTTCTGGCAAGACCTTTTTCATCACTTAGGCACCAGCCTCAAACTCAGTActgcatatcatccacagactgatGGACAAACAGAGAGGGCAAATGCTTGTCTGGAGAATTACTTACGGTGCATGACAGGTTTTCAACCCAAGAAATGGTTCAGCTGGCTTTCTcttgcagaatggtggtataatactaGCTACCACACCAGCATTAAAATGTCCCCATTTAAATCCTTATATGGTTATGATGCTCCCCATTTGGCTTTTCCTCCTACCATCACTACTTTTGTGGCTGCTGTTGAAGAGTATCTTATACACAGGAAAGCTATGCTTGATATTCTTAAAGATTCCTTATCTGTTGCTCAAGCAAGAATGAAGTTTTTTGCAGACCAAAACAGAACTGAGAGATCCTTTGAAGTGGGAGATTCAGTATACCTGAAGTTGCAGCCATACAGACAAGTATCTGTCTCCCTAAGGAAGAATTTCAAGCTTTCAGCTAAGTACTATGGTCCCTTTACGGTCATTTCTAAAGTAGGGAACTTAGCTTATAAGCTACAACTGCCACCAGAGGCCAAAGTACACCCTGTGTTCCATGTCTCCCAGCTTAAGAAAAAGATTGGTTTTTCTTATGTCCCTTCTCCAACATTGCCACTAGTAGATCATGCAGGCCAGGTCATCATCACTCTTATCTCTGCCTTAAGCTACAGAACCATTACAAGGGGAGATCACCATGTTCACCAAGTACTCATTCACTGGTCTAATGCCACAGCTGAGGAAGCTACATGGGAAGATATTGCTACTATCCAAGCTCATTTTCCGGCCCTTGTCTTTGAGGACAAGGACAATTTGGAGGGGTAGACAGTGTCATGTGGTTATTTTAGGAGGGGTGTACTTAGTAAAAACCTGGGATGCCTTTgtaatttattttccttttcttttgagcCACTCTCATCCGTCCACGTGCACTGCACGGATTGCTTCTTCCTTGTGAAGTTTAGCCCTATTAAATGTGTAAGAGAGGCGGCCGGTTGGgcatgattttatgatttctcAATAAGAACTTTTGTTCTCAGGTTGATCTTCGAATCAGAGTTACTAATTCCGGTAATCCTGttatttcaatttgttcataacaGAACATAATCATGTTTTTGGcatttcttattttcattttagTATGAAAAAAATTGGTATTAGCTGAACCTTCTTTTATCCATTTGACTCTAGCTTTTTGCCTCATCAGAGTATTGGCTTGAGTTTCTCTACTAGCATGTTCATTTTGAGTTTGAACTAAATTAGCAAGAGCATCCTCATCAAATGGATTAGCATCTGAAATTTGAGTTGCCAAATTCACTTTATCTGCAGATTCCTTAATCTTTACTTGAACATCACTAGAGACTTCCCAGTTCCATGTGATGAGAACCTTTTTTAACTCCTTCAATACATTGTTATAGTCGTAGTTgtatttgttgttttttcttttgtcgTGATTGTTTGCTTCCGGCTagtaaaaaaaaacagaagatgACAGCGCAGTGGCGGAGCCAGTTCAAAACAAGGGTGTGGAGTTGCACACCCATCCCAACCGGCTCCCAAGCCTGGTATTCTCAAGTTTGGGGGCTTTCAAGCCCATTTTAGCCTTCTtgaccccacccccacccccggAAAGATTATGCTCCCCTAGCCGAGCTTCTGGCTCTGCCCCAGTTTACGTGGCTGGCAAAAGAGCCATGTTCCATGCCGAAAAAAAAAgttcattattttatttcttgTCTCTGGTTGTGGGGTATCATCGAAAATGGATCAAGACACGCTCCAGTCAAGTAAAACCTTGTGCAAGACAGAATGCAAGAGAAGACCTTCTCCAACGGCTAGTAGCCGCATTGACACGCTCCAGTCCAGTTAAACAAAAAAGCAataacggaaaaaaaaaaaaattgaaactggAAATTGATGGACCACCTACTGTAGGCTCCTAGAAACACTTCATTTGGATCTATTAGATTCGTTCGCAAATGTTGTCTGCATAAAGTATCAAGCGTGTATTACCTGAACAATCTTTTGATATTATTCGAAACTGTTGTCTTCAGTGCAGTAGGCCAGTTTCATAGGCACATCATGCGAATCTGCCATTGGTAACATGACAAATTAGGGTTAACTTTACTTTGTGCAAAAGAGAAcacttaatttttttatttattttttacgaGAACTGTTGTAAATACTATGGTTAAGCTGAAACCTGGCATACAGTATATTTAGTATTCAGAACAGTTAACAATTgagatttcgaaagaaaagagaaaaaaaagagaggatcTAAAAGATTTCCTGTCAGTTACTGTGCTGCCACTCAACCTGATACAAttaagtttcacataatcttttACTGATTCTTTATCTCAACATTCTTCTACTAATCCtactgagaaagaaaagaaaactggCAATTTACGTGTTACAGTCCCGATTCATTTCTTACCACGGTTGTTctactttttccttctttttcctcCTATTATTCACAAGCCAACTTGGTGTCGAAGCTGCTTAAACAGATAGCAAAAGCCTGAAATGCAGAGAGAGGATAACGATAATCCATGGTGAACATATCCTTTCCGACTTTACCAAATTGGAGAATGATTTTATCGTGTTCTGGTGGGGCTGGCTGTGATGGCGTTGGTGCACCAGCTGCAGGCTGCGTGGCAGCAATTAATTGGAAATTCTTAACTGAAGCAACCGTTACTCGTCCGCGGAAGTTCAAACACCAGCATTGCAACTGTCCGTGCCATCTAGGAGCTTTGTTTCGAAGAACCAAAGGTCTCTCTTTGCCTTCCTCGTCATCGCCACCATGTGCACCTACAATGTCTGAGAAACGAGCACTGCTGAAGTCAACTGACTGGTCAACAATTGACTTGGAGAAAGGGATGCTACCAAATGACTCTTCGAGAGCCCGTCGAAGGAGTTCAGTTTGGCCAGGGACTATTCCACCTGCATCTAGGGCTGATGCAGGAATGGAGTGCATTGTACAATGCATTCTCCGGGGACCACGAGTTCCAAGTACATTCAGTTCGTAAGTGACTTGAGCAATGTCATAGCTACCAGTAGGAACTTTAGGAGACACTTTCTTGGAGTAGAATCTTCGACTTGTTTTTCCAGGATGGGGGACAGTGGCACCACTATGTGGAGGTTGCGTGTCAAAGATTAAGAATTTTGTGCCAAGGAAGTTGGATCTGAAAAATAGAAACATAACTGACAATCAGAAGGCATTTAAAAAGAGTTGGaacaaaataaatgaaaaaagaTAATGCATCCTTAGTATGAGAAGGCATCTACTGAGTAATTACAAGCATTATCATTTCACTTGTTGTTCCATTACCTCAGTTTTCCAATGTAAGTGCTacttgatcttgatatgttatcagcATGCATTGAGATCACATACTCAGTGCAAGTAGTTCGTCGATTCCTTTTCGCGGAAAGAAGGAATTTTCCATTTTCAACTAGCAATGCTGTAAATTTAAGAGTGAATTAGAACTGAGTAACATTATATTAAAGCACAACAGAACTCGAGATAAGAAAGCaattaaataataatatcaaTTTCTTCAGTGCCAACAACTTCAGCACATTTGTTTGCTAATCAGCACTTCTATTTTTTTCCGGACTGAAATCAAGTAAAGTACTTGAGACAGGAGTAACTTATGACACGGATTTTGGGGTCAGCAATTACACAGAAGGCAGAATGGAATATACAATTGAAAATAAAGCAAGTTTCGAATTTACGATTAGGATCTGTATATCTAAGCTTTAGGGTTATAAACCTATAAGTAAAACCGTATAGTCAACACTCACCATAAAGGTAACAAGCAGAAATGGCATTTCATACAAGGAAAGATACTCACCAGGACTCAGGCACAGAAAAAGGTGATAAGTTAAGTTAGATTTGTCCCGCTTAATAAAACACTGAATTGTTCCATCACGAGGCCCTGGCTGTAGAAATTCAACAACGAAAGATTGGTAACTAGTACTGTAAAAGTTTCTCATTAACACAAGACTccttctaagaaataactcaaCAGTGATGGAAAACAAAACCTTACCTGCTTTAGGGACACAGGAAAGGTAAGCTTCCCGCAAAACTCTGGACCTTTAACATTTTCTTGGCACATTTCTCTCCATGTTCTGCATACAGCAGCACATGCAACTACATGTTTGCGAGACGGCCATGTGCTTTCACTTGCCTCCAACCTCCTAATAACATCACGAAGTAACTCCGGTGGAAGATTAGCCCAACGTCCATTCTGAACCACCAAAGCAGGCTGATCGTGTATCTCATGGACAGAACCTTGAGATTTTCCCCTATTATGTCCAGGCAACCTCACCTCAAAACTACGTCTGGATAAGCTCCCAAACCCATCCCTAACATCACGCACTATACTCCGAAACGACATTTAACTTAAACCAGAAAATTTCCACAACCTATTTCCTCCAGGATGCCCACATAAATAAGTTTCCTCTTGTTGGTAATAAATACTAATAGTTACAGCAATTCAAATACAAACACCTTCGACTGCAAAAACAAAAGCGAGAAAAAAAGTGTGTTAATTCAAATTCTTGCGCTACAACTAAGAAACCAAAgatgaaaagagaaaaaagaaagaaaaaaaacaaagcaaaaactAAAAGGAAAAGAGATGCTCACTAAAAGAAGACCCTAGAGATGCTACCTTTAAGCAACCAAAAATCAAAGTTGTAAACCAAACCCCTCATATACCAATTATGAGAGAACTGCAACCACAACAAACATTTCAAACTAACCCAAATCAAACTACTTTTTAACAATTCAAATCTAAAATCAAGGAAAAAATAGATAAGATAAGAGAATTTTGAGGCGCCAAAGCAATGAAATTCTAGATGAGTAAGAATATTTTAGACCAATAAATAAAAGTAACTAGTAGTACACAGAATTGGAAAATCATACAAAAGTGTTAACCAGCCACATGAGTGATAATAACTTGGGTCAGATCTGTATGTTCCTATTTTTGGCCCCCTAAAATTCCGGTCATGACTGTACCATTTTGAGATGAACCCTAATTAAAGCCTGAAAAAACTAACCTCTTCCTTTTAATGACCGAATAATCTGGATTATAAGGCAACGTCTTCTGATATAATTAAGACCACCTTCAGTAGCAATTTACCCCCACTACCTGAAACACATAACCAAACTTCTTCAAAACCTACCTTCAAATTCAATCCTTCATTTTATTTTAAGGAAGTGAATCCATCGaaaattaaccaaaaaaaaaaaaagaaaaaaatcagtttTTTCCATTTTAAATAAGTTTATGTGacgaaaatagaaagaaaaaaagtgtTTTACAGCTCAAGAAAATGAAATTAGCAACAAAATCAGATCTTAGCCGAAACCCAGACATACGAACCACAAAATTTCTCCAAACCAACCTGAAATtcgacaaaaataaataaatagagaaTTCGGTACTACTACTAAACTATATGAAGTCAAAAACATTAGATCTacaccagaaaaaaaaaatgcaaaaaaaaaaaaagcatcttAGAAACATCAATACTTTCTTATCATCAGAGTAGTACTAGTACCAGTATTTACCTTGTTCTTCTAGCATACAGAGAAATGGAAAGAGAGACGAGAggaatgatatgaaatcaagatccttgttcttcttcttcttgttgctgttTGCTTTAACACACGGTTTCTTACcagctttttcttttttcttcttttcctctcTCTTTCTCTATCGACATCTTGATACCAAACCACATTTAATTTACTTCACAGTTCACACTTCACAGAAACAAAcgaaaaataattattattttatttaataaataaataattgtttaGATATTCCCCACCTTTTTTTTGGTCTAAAAAATAAATCGTAGCTCAAGAAAGAGTTTGACTTTTCCGTTCCGTTACTTTCAGACACAGATAAGAGGAAAAGGAGTGAAGATCCGGCGTAATTTAGTGTGAGATTGAAAGACTAGCTAAACGACACATGAATCGACGAACAAGTGGAGTTATTGTACAAAAAATTCGGTTCGTGTTTTTGACTTTGATGTTATTGTTAGGTGCTCACTTCAGCGCATATTAGTACTTTACCTTGCTACTGTTGTCTATCATGCTTCGTACACGACTGAATAACTGTTGTCTATCAAGCTTCATACACGACTGAATAACTGTTGTCTATCATGCTTcataccctagttagcaattcgggattcggcaaacgtacggaacggcaaacgtacgagtattatacggttttgtaaaatccagattcggtccaaaattcggtcaacaggacgtgattcgtcagtaattcggaacggcatacgtacgtgtataattcgatttataaatgtgagttcggctctgaaaattcggtatctatatataacaaataatttgtatttataaggtcatagaccaatttttatgcatatgtttgagttatttaaagaaaaaataaacttaatatgatgatatcaataatatatacaacattagttatccaagaggacgtcgtatggtggtttagatgcttggttagtgagtttgagatctctctcaccttcaccttcaaatctcttcagtcgtttttgtttcataaaaattataacacgtctaatattcggtcgtgtatgctcggaaggcagtaaagcccaaaaagtggagtctttgaaaagtaaaagctaaagaatttatggcgaattaagcggacgtatcattcggaatacgtaaaattcgtgaacgg
Coding sequences within:
- the LOC113331816 gene encoding tubby-like F-box protein 8 — protein: MSFRSIVRDVRDGFGSLSRRSFEVRLPGHNRGKSQGSVHEIHDQPALVVQNGRWANLPPELLRDVIRRLEASESTWPSRKHVVACAAVCRTWREMCQENVKGPEFCGKLTFPVSLKQPGPRDGTIQCFIKRDKSNLTYHLFLCLSPALLVENGKFLLSAKRNRRTTCTEYVISMHADNISRSSSTYIGKLRSNFLGTKFLIFDTQPPHSGATVPHPGKTSRRFYSKKVSPKVPTGSYDIAQVTYELNVLGTRGPRRMHCTMHSIPASALDAGGIVPGQTELLRRALEESFGSIPFSKSIVDQSVDFSSARFSDIVGAHGGDDEEGKERPLVLRNKAPRWHGQLQCWCLNFRGRVTVASVKNFQLIAATQPAAGAPTPSQPAPPEHDKIILQFGKVGKDMFTMDYRYPLSAFQAFAICLSSFDTKLACE
- the LOC113331931 gene encoding uncharacterized protein LOC113331931, giving the protein MSFIGAPKEEIQHNVLMFHPTTLMRAFTLPLGLPPTNSKPPPPLLPKPATPTHSTIKRLTPKQLKLRKAQGLCYNCDEVYRQGHICKKQQLFWIVGDESTTELPVEEDLTQETENATSEESDVEIVVHALNGSHCGETIRIPGLLNNHSISILIDTGSTHSFIDSSLAHQLHCNGQSFSADLRLLPLGGCDMVLGADWLRQIGNGLFNFTTLIAPIPPSPEITALLQDFHEVFEEPSTLPPHRSLDHTIPLKPNSTPFNQRPYECPYVQKSLEILCVDYRRLNDMTIKDKFLIPIIDKLLVELHGAAVFTKIDLRSGYHKIRLFPSDIHKTAFRSHQDHYEFLVMPFGLTNAPATFQALMNDIFKPFLRKFLLVLFDDILVYIPDMETHKQHLQQVLSILQQHQLHAKLSKCYFAQSELEYLGHIITAQGVVADPNKIQSMTSWPIPKSIKELRGFLGLTGYYRKFVKGYGHISKPLSELLNKNAFLWSKAATTAFNQLKVDMKTTLVLALPDFSKNFILETDASDTGLGAVFMQEGRPIAFHRKPLGPKLWDSLHMRRSSWLWAELLPNGDTTSKDIISPSKLIMRVSNSFWSRRSLLDYNKSGS